The proteins below come from a single Serratia ficaria genomic window:
- a CDS encoding RecB family exonuclease — MNAITLTRTRPAIPSKLGVFIACPARYLLESELHTTHQVSLHPRTILGSVVHWLANTLQKNLDGTPASFVELLESSFISALRNTKRAGPITEWVLQHYGISGIISRQTLLEQVRYAKSITKPFVERGKYSPIRLEKQEGIIPFGREKILSSSKFNMIGRADLIYQTDSGSIRVVDFKTGKVLDETNQPKDHYFLQIAAYGMMVKEQIPDVDIELELAGASDSWLGHLDKILNDRLIHILSKLNNTLPLNKTFYAEALVQTGKHCVTCISRCSCPVYREKLQQHLQQHQFGPTFSDYDIIGRLLDVEEGDSLITLRVQLANGYTIKVFRIPSQIFPESERIVGRLLSMYGLNRLGRSAEGSFPRNFYVIDTQDPKRSAFQFFLQWK, encoded by the coding sequence ATGAATGCTATAACACTTACGCGTACTCGTCCGGCGATCCCGTCTAAGCTAGGAGTGTTTATTGCATGCCCAGCGAGATACTTACTGGAGAGTGAACTACATACTACCCACCAGGTATCTTTACATCCTCGGACGATTCTCGGAAGTGTTGTACATTGGTTGGCGAATACATTGCAAAAGAATTTAGATGGCACGCCAGCCTCATTTGTAGAGCTGTTAGAGAGCTCCTTCATTAGTGCATTGAGGAATACTAAACGGGCAGGGCCCATTACTGAATGGGTCCTTCAACATTACGGCATTTCAGGAATAATATCCCGTCAGACGCTGCTTGAACAAGTTCGCTATGCTAAATCGATAACTAAACCTTTTGTGGAGCGAGGAAAATATTCGCCAATCAGGCTCGAAAAGCAAGAAGGAATAATTCCTTTTGGCAGAGAAAAAATACTTAGCAGCTCCAAGTTCAATATGATTGGAAGAGCAGATCTGATTTATCAAACAGACTCGGGGTCGATACGGGTCGTTGATTTCAAAACCGGCAAAGTATTGGATGAAACAAACCAGCCTAAAGACCATTACTTTCTGCAAATTGCGGCATATGGGATGATGGTGAAAGAACAGATTCCTGATGTTGATATTGAATTAGAGCTGGCAGGTGCTTCTGACAGCTGGTTGGGACATCTGGATAAAATCCTGAATGACCGACTTATCCATATTCTTAGTAAATTGAACAATACATTACCATTGAATAAGACTTTTTATGCCGAAGCTCTTGTACAAACTGGAAAACATTGCGTCACATGTATAAGTCGTTGCTCATGCCCTGTTTATCGTGAAAAGCTACAGCAACACCTGCAGCAACATCAGTTTGGACCTACGTTCTCTGACTATGATATTATCGGGCGGTTACTGGACGTTGAGGAGGGGGATAGTTTAATCACTCTTCGAGTTCAGCTTGCTAATGGTTATACAATAAAGGTATTTCGAATCCCCTCGCAGATTTTTCCTGAGTCGGAAAGGATAGTCGGGCGTCTTTTATCAATGTATGGTTTAAATCGCTTAGGTCGAAGCGCAGAAGGAAGTTTCCCTCGAAATTTTTATGTAATTGATACACAGGATCCAAAGCGATCCGCATTCCAATTTTTCTTGCAATGGAAATAA
- a CDS encoding DEAD/DEAH box helicase has product MNNPLETFESIRDFYIAYLETAFRIGSPAIQGYRRELLEKQGTLCADLFLEPMPRYRDYGLTISDLRDASKGETWLPGFTAQQRAAFIDLCLGGLLPRDLKDVTKGRFKLYTHQLEMLQRGVQPGKPGIVTSGTGSGKTESFLLPILAQIAKEASQWSQSTALKSWLPWWHEPNAQPTFMRDREAPIYGRPKAVRALILYPMNALVEDQLVRMRRALDSDEAHEVMDSHFGGNRIFFGRYTSATKVTGWLDHPRLGNEPKEKKRVAGKVTELRKYLQFAEQTHKEAVHQGNLDKDDNLQFNFPRPGGGEVLSRWEMQKMPPDILITNTSMLSTMLVREIDDPIFDQTQQWIERDPNAYFYLVLDELHLQRGTAGTEVSYLLKHLINRLGLDQPQHRHKLRILASSASLPVSGQEGNQSIDYLWGMFGQRGLPMNASAKDWNTCIVDGKLDELVDIPLFCGDLPALCQAVEKLKSTEASGIWSDIARSLGCYRDDVTIEELAQHTVLLAARMLEKGCTNDKKSSRATAINSLATDLFGEHPDARRGVSALIWIRVTVDSWQKWFAHPFPAHIVLPRFRAHAFLRALEGLYVAPLPSPPQADKDEINQWLFADLTVESGLRYGDRLYGDRQRSRRVELLYCECCATLFLGGKPSAFSARSERTELLPNDPDIEKLPEHAKSVMIERRSAEEYVLFMPTVDRFWPLGNEKLADDDSFGKWREASYDPFTATITQPISLVKPLLKTDIAGWFYNVPVGDFIPPKREQSSSKSPGSSLPFQCPACGTSYKYGKGKQSPIRGFRVGFAKTTQLLASTLMAELHKFGDQERLITFSDSRQDAAKAALDLESGHHDDIRREILIGSLKELAADNCSHEKLRIRFDEVTKRKKELDILDDLNKLSDVQEKELNDLWKERKHIKETLLLPQADSVSLEAILENSPKAGEPLNRLLAKLVKAGIHPTDRTGINPVPDPSKYREDIKTFTWQQLFDKDHQNKWCWKAFPYYETDLNIARQEISRDLKELAGESVFSKTYFALEEAGWGYPCIPISENYSREKLAIFDALLRVLADAYRVEPSQYRNPDNPNTPWRKASAIPKLNRVYRFANSICQQSGGSVLGLLDEFLLLLEKAGHQGGVIDIGKVHFHLVEPAASFWRCNKCGRVHLHLGAKICTRCHAVLPEIQYGEAGMLQKQNYLGKRILHSSGNHRMRSEELTGMTENPAARLRRFKGILIADDDDILPTGLKNFEPDTALDRKARVIDVLSVTTTMEVGVDIGDLRAVFQANMPPQRFNYQQRVGRAGRRGQAFAFVLTACRSKSHDLFYFRHPEKITGDLPPPPFLTTKLEMICQRLVRKVWLVAAFKWLRQNTINSHQSWPVDEHRHKTDNHGEFFQVDWLKDHRVDWLPRIRQALIATMRDRDEFAHVCMPDNQSFYHSIVQLLTPDNMSQDIDSALNDNAMAGKGLAEALAERGQFPMYGMPTRTRLLQTRAIATGEDDIQFASMDRDLDIAIQEFAPGKYLVQDKRRYLTAGYAGMLRQRYPNAKEFDSNVSELGEGRKMTACPVCHVWTPINHTIPECTACGAVLDDVEQYQCYVPYGFITSLEDKSVKEDIDQTLTNASRASIAEAYSISSEAEFDANVAIQLESQICLHRLNRGTYIDERWSGFNALQGNLRVPYRKEGVYQSLTANRVWADSQLLETDPVLKRRFTPLQESRTSFYLAAPKVTDLLALMVVNTPVGLHLQTPAFRAAALSAAFIIVNYASKELLDIDPEEIEILEPRVQRLADGRLAPILQMADRLVNGSGLCERLQQKGSSGTPIILEVMKAIVSNKNGFPLKEFLDNDHPKKCIQACYHCLHRYGNQAYHGLLDWRLGLDVIQLLLDKNYDAGLNGDFSAPGIADWRENAVSLAKEAASLFNSEVRMVGHIPLINIGPQRWVAVTHPFWSVDGVFIANPELERLFLEWQLEKKTISTFDLSRRMGAVMTKLRNPDGNKED; this is encoded by the coding sequence ATGAACAACCCATTAGAAACGTTTGAATCCATAAGGGATTTTTACATCGCTTATCTTGAGACTGCCTTCCGTATTGGATCTCCTGCCATTCAGGGGTACCGCCGAGAATTACTTGAAAAGCAAGGGACGTTGTGTGCGGATTTATTTCTGGAACCAATGCCCCGATATAGAGACTATGGTTTAACTATTAGCGACTTACGGGATGCTTCGAAAGGGGAAACATGGCTGCCGGGATTTACCGCCCAGCAAAGGGCTGCATTTATCGATCTATGCCTGGGAGGGCTTTTGCCACGCGATCTCAAGGATGTGACCAAAGGGCGTTTTAAACTCTATACCCATCAATTAGAAATGTTACAACGAGGCGTACAACCCGGCAAGCCCGGCATTGTTACTTCAGGAACGGGTTCTGGTAAAACAGAATCCTTCTTACTGCCTATTCTGGCGCAAATTGCCAAAGAGGCAAGTCAATGGTCTCAAAGTACCGCGCTTAAAAGTTGGCTGCCATGGTGGCATGAACCAAATGCCCAACCTACCTTTATGCGAGATCGAGAAGCTCCTATTTATGGGAGACCTAAAGCTGTGCGAGCATTAATCCTCTATCCGATGAATGCGCTAGTAGAAGATCAATTAGTGCGTATGCGCAGAGCGCTCGATTCTGATGAAGCTCATGAGGTAATGGATTCCCATTTTGGTGGCAATCGTATTTTCTTTGGTCGTTATACCAGTGCCACGAAAGTGACTGGGTGGTTGGATCATCCTCGACTAGGTAATGAGCCAAAAGAGAAAAAACGTGTGGCAGGTAAAGTCACTGAATTACGTAAATATCTGCAATTTGCTGAACAGACCCATAAAGAGGCTGTACATCAAGGGAATCTCGATAAGGATGATAATTTACAGTTCAATTTTCCCAGACCGGGCGGAGGCGAAGTGCTTAGTCGCTGGGAAATGCAAAAAATGCCGCCAGATATTCTCATTACTAACACCAGCATGCTTTCAACTATGCTGGTGCGTGAAATTGACGACCCTATTTTTGATCAGACCCAACAATGGATCGAACGCGATCCGAATGCCTACTTCTATCTTGTGCTCGATGAACTGCATCTCCAGCGCGGTACGGCAGGCACTGAAGTCAGCTATTTGCTTAAACATTTGATCAACCGCCTGGGGCTAGATCAACCACAACATCGACACAAATTACGAATTCTGGCTTCGAGTGCTTCACTCCCCGTGAGTGGTCAGGAGGGTAATCAAAGTATTGACTATCTTTGGGGCATGTTTGGTCAACGCGGATTACCAATGAATGCCAGCGCGAAGGACTGGAATACTTGTATTGTTGATGGAAAACTCGATGAACTGGTTGATATACCGCTTTTTTGTGGGGATCTCCCAGCGCTTTGTCAGGCGGTTGAGAAACTGAAGTCAACGGAGGCATCTGGAATATGGAGTGACATAGCTCGTAGTCTGGGATGCTATCGTGATGATGTTACCATAGAAGAATTAGCGCAGCATACGGTCTTATTGGCTGCGCGAATGCTGGAAAAGGGATGTACTAATGATAAAAAATCTTCACGCGCAACCGCTATCAACTCACTGGCAACCGATCTATTTGGAGAACATCCCGATGCGCGTAGGGGAGTCAGTGCGCTAATCTGGATACGGGTGACGGTTGATAGTTGGCAAAAGTGGTTTGCACATCCTTTTCCTGCTCATATTGTACTACCACGTTTTCGGGCTCACGCATTTTTACGCGCGTTGGAAGGTTTATATGTTGCTCCGCTGCCATCACCGCCACAAGCAGATAAAGATGAAATAAATCAATGGTTATTTGCCGATCTTACGGTTGAGTCTGGTCTACGGTACGGTGATCGTTTGTATGGAGATAGGCAGCGTTCGCGACGCGTGGAACTGCTCTATTGTGAATGTTGTGCAACATTATTTTTGGGCGGAAAACCATCTGCTTTCTCAGCGAGAAGTGAGCGGACAGAACTTCTACCAAACGATCCTGACATAGAGAAGCTCCCGGAGCACGCAAAATCGGTGATGATTGAGCGACGTTCAGCAGAAGAATATGTCTTGTTTATGCCAACCGTTGATCGGTTCTGGCCTCTCGGTAATGAAAAACTCGCAGATGACGATTCTTTTGGTAAATGGAGGGAGGCAAGTTACGATCCGTTTACCGCAACGATTACTCAGCCAATATCTCTGGTAAAACCCTTACTAAAAACCGATATTGCTGGCTGGTTCTATAATGTTCCTGTGGGGGATTTTATCCCTCCGAAACGAGAACAGTCATCCAGTAAATCACCTGGTTCTTCATTGCCTTTCCAATGCCCAGCATGTGGAACCTCATATAAATATGGTAAAGGAAAACAGTCTCCTATTCGTGGTTTTCGAGTAGGTTTCGCGAAAACCACGCAGCTCCTTGCTAGTACATTAATGGCTGAATTGCATAAATTCGGAGATCAAGAACGACTGATAACGTTCTCTGATAGTCGACAAGATGCGGCTAAGGCCGCGCTTGATCTTGAATCTGGGCATCATGATGATATCAGGAGGGAGATCCTCATCGGTTCGCTGAAAGAACTTGCGGCGGATAATTGTTCACATGAAAAATTGCGTATACGTTTTGATGAGGTTACAAAAAGGAAGAAAGAACTTGATATTCTTGATGATCTTAACAAACTCTCAGACGTACAGGAAAAAGAACTAAACGATCTTTGGAAAGAACGAAAACACATCAAAGAAACGTTATTACTCCCACAGGCTGATAGTGTCTCGCTAGAAGCTATATTGGAAAATTCGCCCAAGGCGGGAGAGCCACTTAATAGATTGCTGGCTAAGCTGGTTAAAGCTGGTATTCATCCGACGGACCGGACTGGCATTAACCCGGTACCCGATCCATCAAAATATAGAGAAGACATTAAAACCTTTACATGGCAGCAGCTCTTTGATAAAGACCATCAAAATAAATGGTGCTGGAAGGCTTTTCCTTACTATGAAACTGATCTGAATATTGCTCGTCAGGAAATTTCACGCGATCTGAAAGAACTAGCCGGTGAAAGCGTATTCAGCAAAACTTACTTTGCATTGGAAGAAGCTGGATGGGGGTATCCCTGCATCCCTATTTCTGAGAATTACTCCAGGGAAAAATTGGCAATATTTGATGCATTACTTCGAGTTTTGGCGGACGCTTATCGAGTCGAGCCATCGCAGTATCGTAATCCCGACAACCCTAACACACCTTGGAGAAAGGCATCAGCGATCCCTAAACTCAATAGGGTATATCGCTTTGCTAATTCAATATGTCAACAATCTGGCGGTAGTGTTTTAGGCTTACTTGATGAGTTTCTTCTGCTACTTGAAAAAGCGGGGCATCAAGGTGGAGTAATTGATATTGGCAAAGTGCATTTCCATTTAGTTGAACCTGCAGCTAGCTTCTGGCGCTGTAACAAGTGCGGTCGCGTTCACTTACATCTGGGGGCCAAAATATGCACCCGCTGTCATGCTGTTTTACCCGAAATACAATACGGTGAAGCTGGTATGCTTCAGAAACAAAACTACCTTGGTAAACGTATTTTGCATTCATCCGGCAACCATCGAATGCGTTCTGAGGAGCTCACTGGGATGACAGAAAATCCAGCAGCAAGATTACGTCGCTTCAAAGGTATTCTTATTGCGGATGATGATGATATTTTACCAACGGGACTGAAAAACTTTGAACCAGACACTGCGCTGGACAGAAAGGCACGCGTTATTGACGTGCTTTCTGTAACAACTACCATGGAAGTTGGCGTTGATATTGGCGATTTACGTGCTGTATTTCAGGCCAACATGCCACCGCAACGTTTTAACTACCAGCAGCGCGTAGGTCGTGCTGGGCGACGTGGTCAGGCTTTTGCTTTCGTTCTGACCGCGTGTCGTAGCAAAAGCCATGATCTATTTTACTTCCGTCATCCAGAAAAAATCACTGGTGACCTTCCACCGCCGCCTTTCTTAACAACCAAGCTGGAAATGATCTGTCAACGACTGGTGCGCAAAGTCTGGTTGGTTGCTGCGTTCAAGTGGCTAAGACAGAACACAATTAATTCACACCAGTCATGGCCTGTAGATGAACACAGGCATAAAACCGATAACCACGGTGAGTTTTTTCAAGTTGACTGGCTAAAAGACCATCGGGTTGACTGGCTACCACGTATCCGTCAGGCACTAATAGCAACGATGAGAGATCGTGATGAATTTGCCCATGTCTGCATGCCGGATAATCAATCTTTCTATCATAGCATTGTGCAATTACTGACCCCCGACAATATGAGTCAGGATATTGATTCGGCGCTAAACGATAATGCGATGGCGGGTAAAGGGCTGGCTGAAGCGCTGGCGGAGCGAGGGCAATTCCCGATGTATGGTATGCCAACTCGCACGCGTTTGCTACAAACCAGAGCTATTGCTACAGGAGAAGACGATATCCAGTTTGCTAGCATGGATCGCGATCTGGACATTGCAATACAAGAGTTTGCACCGGGAAAATATCTGGTACAGGACAAACGACGCTACTTAACAGCAGGTTATGCTGGGATGCTTAGGCAGCGCTATCCCAACGCTAAAGAATTTGATTCCAACGTGAGTGAACTGGGAGAAGGTCGAAAGATGACTGCCTGCCCAGTATGTCATGTCTGGACTCCAATCAATCACACGATCCCCGAATGTACCGCCTGCGGTGCGGTGTTAGATGATGTTGAGCAGTACCAATGTTATGTACCTTATGGGTTTATTACCTCACTGGAAGATAAATCAGTCAAAGAGGATATCGATCAAACTCTGACCAATGCCAGCCGAGCTTCTATTGCTGAGGCTTACTCAATCTCATCTGAGGCAGAGTTTGATGCTAATGTTGCCATTCAACTTGAATCTCAAATTTGTCTTCATCGCCTTAATCGGGGCACTTATATCGATGAACGGTGGAGCGGTTTCAATGCGCTACAGGGAAACTTGCGTGTTCCCTATAGAAAAGAGGGCGTATATCAATCATTAACGGCAAATCGCGTTTGGGCCGATAGCCAATTACTTGAAACAGATCCTGTGCTGAAAAGACGGTTCACGCCTTTACAGGAAAGTAGAACCTCTTTTTATCTTGCGGCACCTAAAGTGACGGACTTGTTGGCTCTGATGGTGGTTAATACCCCTGTTGGCCTTCATTTACAGACGCCGGCATTCCGGGCCGCAGCACTCTCTGCTGCATTTATTATTGTCAACTATGCATCAAAAGAGCTGCTTGATATCGATCCAGAAGAAATCGAAATTCTGGAGCCGCGTGTCCAAAGATTAGCGGACGGAAGGCTGGCACCGATATTGCAAATGGCCGATCGTCTGGTTAATGGTTCTGGGTTATGCGAGCGTTTACAACAGAAAGGATCATCTGGTACGCCGATAATTCTTGAGGTAATGAAAGCTATTGTCAGCAACAAAAATGGCTTCCCGCTAAAAGAGTTTCTGGACAATGACCATCCGAAAAAATGTATTCAGGCGTGTTATCATTGCTTGCACAGATATGGTAATCAGGCTTATCACGGGTTACTTGACTGGCGACTTGGGCTGGATGTTATCCAACTGCTACTGGATAAAAATTATGATGCCGGACTAAATGGTGATTTCTCAGCTCCCGGTATCGCTGATTGGCGAGAAAATGCCGTGAGTTTAGCCAAAGAGGCGGCATCACTCTTTAATAGTGAAGTTAGAATGGTAGGCCATATTCCGCTAATTAACATTGGCCCACAACGATGGGTTGCGGTGACCCACCCATTCTGGAGCGTGGATGGCGTTTTCATTGCTAATCCTGAGCTTGAAAGGCTTTTCCTTGAATGGCAACTGGAGAAAAAAACGATCAGTACTTTTGATCTCTCTCGTCGTATGGGAGCTGTTATGACTAAGCTAAGAAACCCTGACGGTAATAAGGAGGATTGA
- a CDS encoding kinetochore protein: MAKKQQLTKVRLSQMYCYGLEPHERINCLKECKQKLIMAGAKADNLPKTLSQQLHFLTELQSKAQIVIQTWLRANIQFSEQVDPNKILNDILLKEKNGDGIESSKLLWRDILGFYISQPCPEIIERFLNDEPIFPLHDHVEEYSESLLKDQFINVTEDDLEQCLLISQGHVAPSDRIFPMFVAGLVNTLNGEQEAASGWKEKLSRHASPMAQKFESIITEFEYSHNQKEANGIEVLSAEFIATEDVNGYVIDSIAFVGVVTKLLPNDAFFVSPVAIFINDKLWSLSEEQVKAIYPHRGEVVGFINNYTKNFTQGELGVWEAEHRPSDKQAQYVLAGYQSRVYPVVKLPHLSSDPDSVRAWLLTQYQPHDESPAIFLLDDGVALRLPGDLSDPRKYDFDVPLDSYRKLTCVKLHSQKTTIVTRLPIASEKYDCAPAGTWIKRLMKLNYSSTNFPVFNKKHLQSLTQFINEYEPGSKAYFRALAHLEQIADSRELLDDMVQRLLELPVVDAKINIEKKAILADYESEQKQLRQAISSLADKKAQLELEIDKQNKHLKTETEKSKKMIRQQEAELDLRIRQTFENASQAGIETLAQTALFRALVADVAVPKPDFTVKPESAIVASLSIPQPEPYLSPIATEITSKSQLLTVMEEQATATGLSETFLSCIVAAANVTPIVGLLGKNTKKALSAIANVFSGGVRGEVSIHGDLFSISDLMKSPVLVRRVENTCTMTLGDFLLHQQDNRLATVVELRGFNRMPPETLLPELSDCQISDELASGFCWVDQHQTLRHISISQPILFVLTFAVGKSTFPLQGPSARRLPMFLAESIWGDEQPANSTTEITSTYVTSVLWKSLYTSTRQSNANHHNEQQILQTTLKSFHYSDEESQAITKLAFESGRSTSEKIVSDIVPLAPTLTNYAREITQGEAAAVLDCLFQS, from the coding sequence ATGGCTAAAAAACAACAACTTACTAAAGTGCGCTTGAGCCAAATGTACTGCTATGGTTTAGAACCTCACGAGCGAATCAACTGCCTGAAAGAGTGTAAGCAGAAGCTCATTATGGCGGGTGCAAAAGCGGATAACTTGCCTAAAACGCTATCTCAACAACTACATTTTTTAACTGAGCTACAGTCAAAAGCTCAGATTGTTATCCAGACATGGCTTCGAGCTAACATACAGTTTTCTGAACAAGTCGATCCCAATAAAATTCTTAATGACATCCTGTTAAAAGAAAAAAATGGCGACGGTATAGAATCGTCAAAGTTATTGTGGCGCGATATTTTAGGATTTTACATTTCTCAGCCATGTCCTGAAATCATTGAGCGGTTCCTCAATGACGAGCCTATATTTCCACTCCATGATCATGTTGAAGAATACTCCGAGAGTTTGTTGAAAGATCAATTTATCAATGTGACGGAAGATGATCTAGAACAATGTTTACTAATCAGCCAAGGTCACGTTGCACCATCCGATCGTATATTTCCGATGTTTGTTGCTGGTCTTGTGAATACGCTTAATGGTGAGCAAGAAGCAGCCAGCGGGTGGAAGGAAAAGTTATCCAGACATGCCTCCCCTATGGCGCAAAAATTTGAAAGTATTATCACGGAATTTGAGTATTCTCATAATCAGAAAGAAGCTAACGGTATTGAAGTTTTATCGGCAGAGTTTATTGCAACAGAGGATGTGAACGGTTATGTAATCGATAGCATAGCTTTTGTCGGTGTCGTTACCAAATTGCTTCCTAATGATGCTTTCTTTGTTTCACCTGTTGCTATATTTATTAATGATAAACTTTGGTCACTTTCTGAAGAACAAGTGAAGGCCATATATCCTCATCGTGGTGAAGTAGTTGGATTTATAAACAATTACACCAAAAATTTTACTCAAGGAGAGTTGGGAGTATGGGAGGCGGAACATCGACCATCCGACAAACAGGCTCAATATGTACTGGCTGGCTATCAGTCGCGTGTATACCCTGTCGTCAAGCTTCCCCATTTATCCAGTGACCCAGACTCTGTCAGAGCGTGGTTATTAACTCAGTATCAACCACATGATGAATCTCCTGCTATTTTTTTGCTGGATGATGGGGTAGCGTTAAGACTTCCCGGTGATCTATCGGATCCTAGAAAATATGACTTCGATGTACCACTTGATAGCTACAGAAAATTGACCTGTGTTAAATTACATTCACAGAAAACCACCATTGTGACTCGACTTCCCATCGCCAGCGAAAAATACGATTGTGCGCCCGCTGGTACATGGATAAAACGTCTGATGAAGCTAAATTATTCATCAACTAACTTTCCTGTTTTCAACAAAAAACATTTGCAAAGTTTAACTCAATTTATTAATGAGTATGAGCCAGGGAGTAAGGCCTATTTCCGTGCCTTGGCTCATCTGGAGCAGATTGCTGATTCAAGAGAATTGTTGGATGATATGGTTCAGCGGCTACTGGAATTGCCCGTAGTAGATGCTAAAATTAATATAGAGAAGAAAGCGATTCTGGCTGATTATGAAAGTGAACAGAAACAATTAAGACAGGCAATCTCTTCTTTGGCTGACAAGAAAGCACAACTTGAATTGGAAATCGATAAACAAAATAAACATCTAAAAACTGAAACAGAAAAATCAAAAAAAATGATTCGCCAACAGGAAGCAGAACTGGATTTGCGTATCAGACAAACCTTCGAAAATGCGTCACAAGCCGGTATCGAAACACTAGCACAAACGGCCTTGTTTCGTGCACTGGTCGCTGATGTAGCGGTGCCGAAACCCGATTTTACAGTTAAACCTGAATCCGCCATTGTAGCCTCACTATCTATACCGCAGCCAGAACCGTATCTATCACCAATAGCAACTGAGATAACCAGTAAAAGTCAGCTATTGACAGTGATGGAAGAGCAGGCAACTGCAACAGGGCTAAGTGAAACCTTTTTATCATGCATTGTCGCAGCCGCGAATGTAACACCTATTGTTGGGTTATTGGGGAAAAATACTAAAAAAGCGCTTTCTGCTATAGCTAACGTTTTTTCAGGCGGAGTTCGTGGGGAAGTTTCTATCCACGGTGATTTGTTTAGCATCAGCGATTTAATGAAATCTCCTGTATTAGTCAGAAGAGTGGAAAACACATGCACCATGACTCTGGGGGATTTTTTGCTGCATCAGCAAGATAATAGACTGGCTACGGTGGTGGAGTTACGTGGATTTAACCGTATGCCACCAGAGACATTGTTACCTGAGTTGAGTGACTGCCAGATCAGTGATGAACTAGCATCTGGATTTTGCTGGGTGGATCAACATCAGACGCTGCGCCATATTTCAATTAGCCAACCGATACTGTTTGTGTTGACCTTTGCTGTTGGTAAAAGCACGTTCCCATTACAGGGGCCTAGTGCTCGCAGATTGCCGATGTTTCTGGCCGAAAGCATCTGGGGTGATGAACAACCCGCTAATAGCACTACTGAGATCACATCCACCTATGTAACGTCAGTATTATGGAAATCACTATATACAAGTACCCGTCAATCTAACGCTAATCATCATAATGAACAGCAAATCTTACAAACTACACTGAAATCTTTCCATTATTCTGATGAAGAATCACAGGCAATTACCAAATTAGCGTTTGAATCTGGGCGTAGCACATCGGAGAAAATAGTTTCAGATATTGTGCCATTAGCACCTACACTAACGAATTATGCTCGGGAAATTACGCAGGGCGAGGCTGCAGCGGTGCTTGATTGCCTATTTCAGTCATAA
- a CDS encoding DNA cytosine methyltransferase, giving the protein MNSIFEREHANIQVLSLFSGGGGMDFGIESAGGQVVFANDIVENACKTLETYFPESEVRLGDISNIKNFPHVDVVVGGYPCQSFSMAGNRKPDSDARTNLYKQFLRVLNIVRPKYFVAENVSGLQQLGAGGFLEQQLTAYQQAGYKVSYHIVNAREYGVPQSRKRLFIIGVRNDLGQYFEFPPATHGKPSQKNPHLKPYSSHGDAICDLPLWPEGEFYERPHDPEGHFSWYFMSRNRKAKWDSPAYTVVANWRHVTLHPASPVMKLTWSNLDDGWKQRWDFSDEYEHLAVDGTRPILEQARRLSWRECARIQTFCHDYEPVGDIDAKFTQIGNAVPPMLAEVIFSHLFSGAGLKNLSIKNR; this is encoded by the coding sequence ATGAACAGTATTTTTGAAAGAGAGCATGCCAACATCCAAGTACTTTCACTGTTTTCTGGCGGTGGTGGTATGGATTTTGGTATTGAATCAGCCGGAGGTCAGGTTGTTTTTGCAAATGATATTGTTGAAAACGCTTGTAAGACTTTAGAGACGTATTTTCCTGAATCAGAAGTCAGGCTTGGCGATATATCAAATATCAAAAATTTCCCACATGTTGATGTTGTTGTTGGCGGCTACCCTTGCCAATCGTTTTCGATGGCTGGTAATAGGAAACCTGATAGCGATGCTCGAACGAATCTCTATAAGCAATTTTTGCGTGTATTGAATATTGTTCGCCCAAAATATTTTGTTGCAGAGAATGTGTCTGGTTTGCAGCAGCTTGGCGCAGGTGGTTTTTTAGAACAACAGCTTACAGCATATCAACAAGCTGGATATAAAGTTAGTTATCATATTGTTAACGCTAGGGAATATGGTGTTCCACAATCACGTAAGCGTTTATTTATTATCGGTGTTAGAAACGATTTAGGACAATATTTTGAATTTCCTCCTGCAACACATGGTAAGCCGAGCCAGAAGAATCCTCATTTAAAACCTTACTCATCACATGGTGATGCTATTTGTGATTTGCCTTTATGGCCCGAAGGAGAGTTCTATGAACGCCCTCATGACCCTGAAGGTCATTTTTCATGGTATTTCATGTCGAGGAATCGTAAGGCAAAGTGGGATAGCCCAGCTTATACAGTGGTAGCTAATTGGCGGCATGTTACATTACACCCAGCAAGCCCAGTAATGAAACTCACATGGTCAAATCTTGATGATGGCTGGAAACAGCGCTGGGATTTTTCCGATGAGTATGAACACTTGGCAGTAGATGGGACCCGCCCGATATTGGAACAGGCCAGACGTTTGTCGTGGAGAGAATGTGCCAGGATACAGACCTTTTGCCACGATTATGAACCAGTAGGGGATATTGATGCCAAATTTACCCAAATAGGTAATGCAGTTCCCCCTATGTTAGCTGAGGTTATTTTTAGCCATCTTTTTTCAGGCGCAGGCTTGAAAAATCTTTCTATAAAAAACAGGTGA